DNA sequence from the Ruminococcus albus 7 = DSM 20455 genome:
ATCTCACCAAGGTTTTCTTCGTCCGGGTACAGTTCGCCGTCAGCGCAAAGCCTGCCTATGTATGCGCATAGTATACGTCTGAAATATTCGTGCCTTGTGTACGAAAGCATACAGCGTGAATCCGTCAGCATACCGATGAAATTCCCGAGTACGCCTTGTTCGCACAAACTTCGCAGATGATCTTTCATGCCGCCAAGATTATCATTGAACCACCATGCCGCGCCGTGCTGAACTTTCCCGTATACTCCCTCATCATTGAAGCATTTTGCCAGTACATCAATAGCGGTGTTCATTGTAGGGTCAAGGCTGTAAAGTACTGTTCTGGGAAGATCATCGGTCTTGTCAAGTTCATCAAGAAAAGCCGCAAGGCTCTCTATGGGCGCATCACTGTGTATGCGGCCGAATCCCGCATCTCTGCCAACGGATCTGAACATACGGGTATTGGAGTTTCTTGCCACCCCGAAATGCAGCTGCATGACCCAGCCGTGACGGCGGTATTCCTTTCCGAGGAACAGCATGATCTCGGTAATAAATCCAAGACGTTCTTCCTCGGTGAGGTCTTCATTTGCCATGCCCTTGCGGAAAATGTGCTCGCATTCGGTCGCATCTGTTGGTATGCAGGGGAACATCACCGTACTCTGATCGCTGCTTTTGCATCCCATGCTTGTAAAGAAATCTATCCTCGCTGACAGAGCTTTTTTCAAGTCCTCAAAGCTGTTCACCTCAACGTCTGCAGCTTTTCCCAGTGCACGTACATAATCGGCAAAACCGCTGTCTTCTATAAGCAGCACCTTGTCGGGTCGGAATGTGGGTATGACTTTGCATCCGAGCGCTTTGTCCTCGGCTATCACTTTATGCCAACGCAGGTCGTCGCATGGATCGTCCGTTGTACCTATGACTTTTACCTTAGACATACGTATTATCTTCTTTGCCGAGAGTTCTCCGCTGTGAAGTTTCTTGTTGCACATATCGAATATTTCATCTGCGTTACTTTCGTTTATGGCAAGTCTGCAATCGAAGTACCTCTGCAGTTCCAGATAGCTCCAGTGATACAGCGGGCTTCCCACAGCCTGCGAAAGGGTTCTGCACCACAGCATGAAACGCTTGCAGCTGTCCTCTTTGCCTGTTATGTATTTCTCGGCTATGCCGCACTGACGCATGGCACGCCACTTGTAGTGGTCGCCCCCAAGCCATAGTTCGGTGATGCTGTCGAAGTTTTTGTCCTCTGCGATATCCTTTGGGTCGATATGGCAGTGGTAGTCGATTATAGGCATATCCTCAGCATACTTGTGGAAGAGTATACGTGCTTCTTCGGTATCGAGAAGAAAATCTTTATCCATAAATGGTCGTTTTGCGTTTTCCATAAAATACCTTCCTGTATCATTTAAGGCAGGGTGTCCCGCATAAGATACGGAACACCCGATTCATTGATTATTTTCCGTCCAGCTTGTCCAGCATATCCCATACACCCAGTATGTACATTATGCCCAGTGCCCTGTCATAAAGACCATATCCCGGACGGCATTTTTCATCCCAGATGTGTCTGCCGTGGTCAGGGCGGATATATCCGTCAAATCCGCCGTCGTGGTAGGCTTTTATGATATCCAGTATACCCACATCACCGTCGCAGTCGCGGTGGGATGTTTCGCTGAAATCACCGTTGTCAAAATGCTTCACGTTGCGTATGTGTGCGAATGCTATGCGGTCGCAGTGCTTTCGCACGATGTCAGCTACATTGTTATCCGGGTTTGAACCCAGTGAACCCGAACACAGTGTCAGGCAGTTATAGGGATCGTCTACCATATCAAGGAAACGGTCTACTGCAGCTTCATCGGTCAGCAGACGTGGCAGCCCGAAGATATCCCAGGGCGGATCGTCGGGGTGTATAGCCATTTTGATATCACACTCGTGACATACAGGCATAAGCTCTTCAAGGAAGTATTTCAGGTTTGCCCATAGAGTCTCCTTGTCAACATTCTTGTAAAGTGCAAAAAGCTCTTTCAGATTTGCCAGTCTTTCGGGTTCCCAGCCGGGCATGGTATATCCTTTTGTTTCCTTGAGGATGTATGCTGCCATTTCCTCGGGATCCTGTTTTATCTTGCTTTTTTCGTAATATAGCGCAGTTGAACCGTCGGGCAGGGGGTGAAAAAGATCCGTCCTCGTCCAGTCAAAAACAGGCATGAAATTATAGCAGACTACCTTAACGCCGAAATCCTTGAGATTGCGGAGAGTCTGCTTGTAGTTCTCTATATAAAGATCCCTGTTCTTGCCTGCGGTCTTTATATCATCGTGAACGTTCACGGATTCTACCACGCTCATGCCGAAACCGTACTTGTCCAGTTCGTCCTTGACAGCCTGTATCTCGTCTTTTTCCCAGACTTCGCCTGGCTGCTTTTCATGCAGTGCCCAGACTATCTCGCTGACACCGGGTATCTGACGTATCTGCGAAAGAGTGATGCTGTCATTGCCTGTGCCGTACCAGCGGAATGACATTTTCATGTGCGTTCCTCCCATCATTATTATTTATCTGTATTATACTACACTTATGTTGCGCTTTCAAGTGAAGTTTAGCTTTTTGTACAGATGCACGATGACGCCCATAAAACCGATGTTATGGGATGTAATCGACTACTATGGGGAAATGAACTTACCGATTATTGCGTTTCTGATTAAAGGTTAATTTCGCTGCTAATATTACCGAGATAAAAATTACTTATGTTGTTTGTTAAATTTACTGTACTGATATCCTTGCATAATGATTTATCTTAAAGGCGGCTGATCCTGCACAGTAAATGGCATAAATGCAAAAGCGGCTGTGACGGTATATCCGCCGCAGCCGCTTTGTTTAGTTTTCAGTATCAAGCCTTGGCAGCAAAGTGTGCGTTGAGCTTTTCAACCAGTGCATCGGGGTCTGTGCCGTGTACAGCGCAAGCCTCTTCGATAGTTTCGCCTCTGGATGCGGGACAGCCAAGACAATGCATTCCTATTTCGAGAAACAGGGGTGCAACATCAAAATCTGTATCGAGGATATCGCCGATAACAGTATCCTTAGTAACTGAATATGCCATTTGAAATTCCTCCTTTTCGGTCGTTTGATACATTATAACATATATTTCTGCAAATGTAAAGATACAGGGATACAAAATTTGGATAATTTCAGTAGACTTTATATATTTTGTTCACAACCGTCCGGTTTGAGTGCGTATTCAGATACTGTTGCAGTCCATGCCCCACTTTGTCATGCACAGGCGGATATAATATCCCTGAGGTACACCGCAGACGGGGCATTCTTCGGGGGCACTGCTGCTTGAAAGTATAAATCCGCAGTTCATGCATACCCAGACTTCTTCTTCATCACTGCTGTAAAGCTGTCCTTGGCGGATAAGCTCTGCAAAAGCTGAAAATCTTTCGGCGTGGGCATTTTCTATCTTTGCGATGTTCTCAAAATCACGGGCGATGTCGGCAAAGCCCTCCTCGCGGGCGATGCGGGCAAATTCGGGGTAGATAGTCCCTGATTCGTTCCGCTCATGTTCTGCTGACATATCAAGCACCGTAAGGAGGTCACTGCTTATATCCACGGGATAGTCTGCACAGATCTCCAGCTGCTGCCCCGAAAGATCTTTCAGATGATCGTAGAACACCTGTGCGTGGGCACTTTCCTGGTCGGCAGTAAAACCGAACAGCTCTGATACTGCGTAGTCCTGTGCAGCGAACTTTTTCTGTGCAAAGGTGTACCTGTTGCGTGCCTGACTTTCGCCTGCAAATGCTTTCATAAGGTTTTCACGGGTCACGGAATCTGCTAAATTCATATCATTGTTCCTTTCTGTATCCATTTATATGGTTAGGGTGCCGTTCTCGTTTTCTTCAAGAAGAAGCACACGTTCCTCAGCAGCGGTTACTGCGTTGATATAAACCAGTACCCTGCGTCCGCTTGCTGCCTGACAGGTGTATTCGTAGCACAGTACTTCGTTTCCTCCGTCAGTGGGTATGACTGCCATTCGGTCGCTCAGTACCCTCAGCCTTGGAGATATCTCTTTTTTCGCACGAAGGACGGAGCATATCTTGTCATCGTATTCGCGCTTGCGGTGGTTCGTCAGGAATCCCCTGGCATCATAGCCGAGTATATCACCGTTATCCATAGCCACCGATACCTTTACAAGATCGGGATATATACGTCTGCCAAGATCGCTGTAGCAGAAATTCACGGTCATAACATTGTCCTGTATCTCATAGTAGGTCTTCTCCATAGACAGTATACCCAGATCCTGTAGGCAGCTTTCGGCTTTTTGTACGGCAGTGTCGTTATCGAGCTTTGTACTGTCAACATTGCGCATCTTCAGAAAATATGAGATATATCCACCATTCTTTGTTACCTCGCAGAATGCTCCGCCTTTATCGTCGGAGAATCGCCATGCAGGCATTTTACCTTCTGACTCTGCTGTGTCGGTAAGGTCTGATACGCTGATATCCAGTGCCGAAGAAGCTTTCCGAAGGCAGTAGTCCTCGCTGACTTCTTCGGCATTTGCTGTCATGTGCGGTGTCTGTTCAAGTATATTGTCGGAGAAAGGTCCGTCATAGATAAGCTTGGGGTAATCGTCAAAGCTGCTCTCGAAGTCGGTGAAGCCCTCGGTGACATGGGGCGGTTCTTCGTCAGCCATAACGCCCTCAGCCTGTTCAAATGATAGTCCGCCTGCAGCTACTTCCCCTTCCAGCTCCCACAGCCTGTCGCTCAGTGCCTTTGAGAACCTGCAGAGGTCTGATATGCTGCTGTATTCCTCAGAGGTTAGCTTTTCGCCGTCTTGCAGTTTTTTTGACAGTGCCATAGAATAATTTCCGACCTGTGAGAGAAACTTGTTAGTGTTTTCAAGATCGAGCTGACTTACGGGAAGTCTTGCAAGGGCTGAACGGGCGGCGGAAGCATCGCGGCAGAGGTCGGCTGCGATAGCCTGCTGTACTTGTCCCGATGCGGAATACAGCTGTTTTTCAAGTGAGTTTGAGATGTTCTCGCAGCTGCCTGCAAGCTCTTCGACAGCGGCAGAGTAAGAATTGTTCACTGCACGCTGAGCAGTATCTGCACGTTTTGTCAGCAAAACATTTTTTACCGATAGCGCAGTGATCGCTGATAATGACAGCAGGGACATTTTTATCAGTCCGCGTTTTGTTATATGCATAAGCATCATTCCTTTACATGATCTTGAATATAGTATGTCACGATGCAAAAGGATTATGCAAAACAAAACGGACGGAGAATACGAGTTCTCCATCCGTTTGATGATAATTGTTTTATACGGAACGTCTTGTAAAGCTGTCCCATGCTGTAAGCAGGAATACTGCCATGTGCGCGATGATAACTATGAGTGCAAATCCCAGGGAGTGCTGTGGGAACACCGATGTACCCTTGTAAATGTTAAGCAGATCGGTGTTTGCGAATATAAGATATCTGCCCCAGTCCAGATTGAAGGAATACATTACAGATACCAATGCAACGTCTATGGAATTTAGTATGTAGCCTGTGATCACAGCAAGTGCGGTGCTTCTTACTAATGAGGACAGCGTGAATGCAAGTGTTGTGGATATGATAACCTGAACGCTCTTCAGCATGAAAGACTTTATAAGATAAACGAATGTGCTTTGTGCAATTACCTCGCCGTCAATGACACTGATATATGGAGCCGTTATACCCTTGAAGCTGAACAATAATCCCGTGATAGGTATGTTTATCAGGAACATTACCAGCATCATCAAAAAGCCCAATGATATCACGGTGAAATATTTTGCCATAAGTATCTTTTCACGCTTGACAGGGCTTATAAGCAGAAATTTTATAGTGCCCTGGCTGAATTCACTTGATACGATGCCGCCTGCTATCACGATCATGATGATTCCGATAAAGCTTTCAACATAGGGTATCTTTATCATTACATCCCAGAAATCAAAGTGCTCGTATGGGGTGATATCAAACAGTGAACTGGGTTTATACGAAGTGTCTTCGTATACCTCATGTTCAAGCTGATACATACCTACCATAACGATTTCCTGCTGAGATCTGCCGGTAGTGTCGAACGCTTCTCCGTTCATGCCGTTTGCAATTTGATTTATTATCTTATTCTGTTCGTCGAATTTGCTGCTGTAGTCTATATTGTGTTCAAGCCTGTAATTGCAAGCCCATCGCTCACCGGTGGAGGCATCCATGCTGTTTGCAGTGTATGTCATGAAACCACGCCAGTCATCGGTCTTGCAAAACATAGTCATTGTCTGTATCTCACGCTTGGAATCAGAGTACATACCTTGCGTGCAGGCTCTATACTGCCAGTCCGATGCCGGGTCGAAAGCTTCGATAAGTTCCAGCTTGTAATCGCGAAACGGGATATCGGGTGAGTTTTCCAATTCCAACTTTTTATCTTCCATCCTATTCGCATAGTGCTCGCTGTAGTCTGTTGTTTTACTGTCGATATCCCCGATAGCGTAATGGTCTATCAGCTTCATCAGCGGTGCAAAGCACAGGCAAGCTGCCAGGAAGATCACCAGCAGTATCCTTGTTGAAGGCTTTTTGTATAACTTTATATACTCGTTTTTAACGAGTGCAAAAAACTTACCCAATCTGTCCATCTCCTTCCGTTCCTGTGAGCTCTATGAATACCTCTTCGAGCTTTTTGCTTTCCTTGGGGTGTACGGAGTAGATGTTCATGCCGTTCCCTGCCATCTTCTTTATTGCTTCAGCTATATCCGCTTTTGCGTTGGTGCTGTCAAGCTTGATATAGAGCATACTGCCCTGTGCGGTTATGTTGTCGGTGTCGAGTATCTCCAGCGCCTTTTCGGCATCATCGGTCTCAATTATGTATTCGGTGGAGTTTCCCTGTGATTGGGAGATTATCTCCTCCATAGTATAAGTGCCTATCATACTGCCTTTTGCGATTATACCAACACGGTCACACATCATTTCCATCTCGCTCATAAGGTGAGATGATACCACTACGCACACTCCGTCCTTGTGAGCAAGATCTCTCAGGATATCACGAAGTTCCTTGATACCCTGGGGGTCAAGACCGTTTGTAGGTTCGTCCAGTATAAGGAGCTTTGGTTTGTGCATAAGTGCCTGTGCAACACCAAGCCTCTGGCGCATACCCAGGGAGTACTTTGATACCTTATCGTTTATGCGATTGGATAGTTTTACCAGCTCGACAGCTTTGTCGATCTCTGAAAAGTCCAGTCCACGCATACGGGCATACTGTCTGAGATTTTCTTTGCCCGTCATGAATTTGTATAACTCCGGATTTTCAACTATACCGCCCACATTATACATAGCAGCTTCAAATTCCTTGGTGATATCGTGTCCGCAGATCTTTACATCACCTTCGTCCAGAAGCAGGAGTCCCACTACGATTTTTATGGTAGTGGTCTTGCCTGCGCCGTTTGGTCCCAGAAAACCGAAGACCTCGCCTGCATAGCACTCCAGATCAATATCATGTAGGATATGCTTCTTGCCGATGGTCTTGTTCAGCCCCTTTATGCTCAGGACTACATTATTCTTGTCCATCAGCTTCACCTCCCTCGTTTTGATCGGGATACTGTATATCGACATTAGGATAATCATCATCGGATCTTGATACTTTTACAGCTTTCCAGACCCCGTCTTCCTTCTGCATTATCATATTGTATGAGCCGCTGACAGTGATCTGCTTATTACAATCCCATTTGCTTTTGTCGCGCACATCCCATGCGGTGCCTATATTGTATGCAGGCAGCTGCAGGAACGGTACACCGTCGATATCACAGCTCATTGTGTATGTTACCCAGATTTCAGCACCGTCTATGCCCCATTTTGATACGGATGCTTTTAATTGTTTGTATTCTGCGGAGTTTACACGGTCGTTACCTGTATTGTCGGCGGTCGAAGATTCAAGATCTAAAAGCAAAGCAGATTTGTTCATTACAAGTCCGTTTTCTGCTTCATCGACGGTAAGCGAATATGCTTTGTTGATGAAATTATCCTGTATACGGGAAGCCAGCATACGCTTTACACCCTCGCGGTTATCACCGATATTTGCCTCGGCTATCGTTCTTCCTATCTCCTCTGCACGTTCCTGTATCTCGGGGATATTGCTTTTGAACATAATGTTCTGAACAATAACATACACAGCGGTGCCTGCACCCAGCAAAATGCCAAGCACCACTCCTCGGTTCACGCGGTCAAGTCGTAACTTCATTTTCTAACCATCTTCTTTCTTTTGAAATTGTAAAATAAGGTTATCACACTGACGCACTGCGCTGAATAACTTTTTGACAGACTGTAACAATGATCGGTGGTATTATATTGCCTCTGCTGCGGCATCGGAAGAATACTCATCAATAAATGTACTTCGTTGTATTGATATGTTAAGCGGTGTGCTGAAGTGATAACCACATTTTTGAACGAATATCAATAACGTTTATGATTATAACACGAACTTAACAAAAAAGCAATAGTTTTTTCTCGAGTTTAAGATAAATTTAAGACAAAATTTAATCAGTATATTATAGTTTATAAATATAGTAATAGGAAGAATGTTTAACCGATGATAGATAACAAGTCCGATTTTTTTCACTTTTTTATGAAAAAAGGTTGACCTGACAGAAAATAAGTGGTATAATAACTGTATATGACCGATTTTGTATAATTCGGTGAATTATTGGAAATTTTTACATGGCGGGGAGTAGTATAACGTGGTTTTTGCAGATCTGTTTTTTCTGTATTTCTTTTTGCCTGTGTGTCTGATATGTTATTTCATCACACGCAACGCAACGATACGCAATATTGTACTAATAGTCTTTTCAATGATATTCTACGCATGGGGCGAACCTGTATGGGTCAGCATACTATGCGTATCAGCACTGGTCGATTACTACAACGGACGAGTCATCGAGAAACATCCCGAAGGCTGGCAGGCGAAGATGGCGCTTGCATGGTCACTTATATTCAATCTGGGATTGCTGTTCGGGTTCAAGTATACGGGGTTCTTTGTTGAAAATCTCAACAATGCCGCAGGACTCGGGCTGCCTGTGCCGCACATAAAGCTGCCCATAGGCATATCCTTCTACACATTCCAGACCATATCCTATACTATAGACTGCTACTGGGGCAAGGTAAAGCCGCAGAAGAGTTTTCTGAAATTCCTGATGTACGTATCTCTTTTCCCGCAGCTTGTTGCAGGACCTATCGTAAGGTACTCCGTCATCGCTGAGGAGATAGAGGACAGAAAGACCACCATAAACGATCTTTCAGAGGGATTCTCGCGGATAATACTCGGTCTTGGCAAAAAGGTGCTTATCGCCAACAGCCTGAGTACGGTAGTCACCTCGCTTTTCGGTGATGCAGATAACGGCTATTCTGCAATAGACTCGCTTTCAGTGTTGGGCACATGGTACGGCGCTATACTTGTGGGACTCTGGTATTACTTTGATTTCTCGGGATACTCCGATATAGCTATCGGTCTGGGACGTATATTCGGCTTCCATTTTGATGAGAACTTCAAGTATCCTTTTATATGCAAGACTATATCCGAATTCTGGCAGAGATGGCATATCTCCCTGAGTTCATTCTTCCGTGATTATGTGCTGTACATACCGATATTCGGCAAAAGGCGCAAATACGGCGGACTTTTCCTTGTGTGGTTCCTGACTGGTCTGTGGCACGGCGCAAGCTGGAACTTCGTGTTCTGGGGACTTTACTACGGTCTGTTCATCATGATGGAGATGATGATAGGCAAGAAGAAAATGAAGAAAATGCCCGTACCTGCGGCACATATCTATACCAAGACGATAATATTCCTGGGCTTCGGCATATTCTATTTTGAGAGCCTGCCAAAGCTGTGCAAGTTCTTCAAGGGACTTGTGGGACTTAACGGCAATTCATTCTGTGATTCCTACACCGCTAATATATTTATGGGAAATATTTTCCTGTTCATTATAGCGATATTCTTTTCTATGCCGGTTATCCCGAAGCTTCGTGAGAAAGCTTTCAGAAAACCGGGAAGTGCATATATTTTCCAGTCGGCAGGCGTTATAAGCAACGCACTGATACTGCTGGCGAGCAGTCTGCTGCTGCTTAACAACACAAACAATCCGTTCCTTTATTTCAGATTCTGAGCAGGTGAGTGACAATGATGGATAATAAGAATAACAAGCACTCTCCGGCGTTTGATCTGGAGGCGCTTACAAAAGCGTATGAGCGTTCTCTTAACGATGTAACGCTGGGCGGCAAGGATATACCGACTCCTGATAATGTACGTGCACACAGGAACACCCAGCCTGTTGGTGAGCTGAAAAGTTTTGTCCCCGATGAGGGTGTTTCTGAGCACGATAAGATAGTAGATAAGATAAGGGCAGACCGCCGCAAGCGCAGTCACAGCGTATGGACGGACAACCCTTTGCTGAAGCCTAAAAAGAGCGTATGGATAGATGATGAGGCGGAAGAACGCCCTGCTGAGCCTGTAAAGTATCGTCAGCCTGAAAGACAGCAGCCTGTGCAAAAGCAGCTGCCGCCTGATTTCATAGCACCGCTGCCCGTTATGACAAAGCCTTCTGAACCCAAGCCAATACCGGATTTTGATGAGGTAGTTGATGCGGCTATGGACAGACCTGTAAGCAAGAGCGTAGTTCCGCTGCTGAACGAAAGACCACGCAAACAGGAACTCCAGATGAAGCTGGGGTCACAGGGCGATGCAAGAGTACGTGAGGTGCCTCGCAGGGTCAACAAGCAGAAAGTAACAGTGGATATGTCTGGGTATCCTACTGAGGATGAAAGCCCTAACAAGCGTACAGTATCGCTGAAGATGCCGCTGTCTAAAATGAACCTTGATGACCTGCGCGAACCGTTGCATGACAAAAAAGCAGAAAAGACTGAAACAGCCAAAGCACAGGCTGTTTCTGAGCCTGCCGATAAAGCGGATGAGCATGAAAAGACCGCGGAATTCAGCCCGGTCAGGGAAACGGCTGAGATGCATGATGCTGTTAAAGCAGTGGAGGACAAGCCTTCGGCGGATGTTTCTGCTGTGGTGAATCAGGTCTCAACGGAGGCAAATGCGGCTTCTGAAGAAGCTGCTGCGGTAAAGGCTGAAGAAGTCAAGACTCCCGAAATGAAGCACAGTGTCGATGATGCTTACGACTTTGCTGATATGATAAAGAAGATCCGCACCGAGAAAAAGGGCAAGGTCGATGAGGAATACAGCAGGGGCGGTGTCAGCGAACACACACAGATCACCGATAAGGCACAGCGTCACGGCGTTGATCCTAAGTATATAATGCCGAAGAAGAATCTCTCAAAACGCAAGAAGTCCAAGACGCATGAGCTGGAATTCCACTTCATCAATTGCATAATGTGTATATGCATAATATTTGTGATATTCTTCTCACTGCTGTTTATGGAGAGGGAGAGCGGATTTATTAATTCCGAGAACAGGAATCTTGCAGAATTCCCTTCATTCAGCATAAAGGATTATTTCTCGGGAAAGTATACCAAGGCTATAGATGATTATTTCACAGATACTATCCCCGGACGTGAAGAACTTAAAAAGTTCGGCGCGGCTTATGAACGTCTGAAGGGTATAGACCTGGGCGGTGCGAAGGTAAGTGGTACTCACAAGACTGCTGAAAAGGAAACTCTTGATGAGAAAAAGCGTGCTGCTGTTACAACTGTGACCGCAAATACCGATCCCAAGGCAGTTACTACCACTAAAGCCAAGGGCAAGGACGGCAAGAAGACTACGACTTCAAAAAAGGAGAAGGTAGTAAAGCTGCCTGAGATACTTGATGACGGAGTGCTCGAAGGCGATGTCATCGTATTCGGAAAGGGCAAGGATGTGCGTGCAGTAGCGGGCTATTACGGTATGTTCGAGACAGGTGCGCTCTATGCCAAGACTATAAACAAGTACAAGGAAGCTATGCCCGAGGTCAATGTATACAACATGACCATACCAACATCTGCGGCTTACTATATGCCCAAGAATTTCAAGGACATCGTTGCCGATCAGAAGGATAATATCGACAATATAGCATCCGAACTGAGCGGTATAATAAACGTTGATGTATTTGATGCCATA
Encoded proteins:
- the uxaC gene encoding glucuronate isomerase, which codes for MENAKRPFMDKDFLLDTEEARILFHKYAEDMPIIDYHCHIDPKDIAEDKNFDSITELWLGGDHYKWRAMRQCGIAEKYITGKEDSCKRFMLWCRTLSQAVGSPLYHWSYLELQRYFDCRLAINESNADEIFDMCNKKLHSGELSAKKIIRMSKVKVIGTTDDPCDDLRWHKVIAEDKALGCKVIPTFRPDKVLLIEDSGFADYVRALGKAADVEVNSFEDLKKALSARIDFFTSMGCKSSDQSTVMFPCIPTDATECEHIFRKGMANEDLTEEERLGFITEIMLFLGKEYRRHGWVMQLHFGVARNSNTRMFRSVGRDAGFGRIHSDAPIESLAAFLDELDKTDDLPRTVLYSLDPTMNTAIDVLAKCFNDEGVYGKVQHGAAWWFNDNLGGMKDHLRSLCEQGVLGNFIGMLTDSRCMLSYTRHEYFRRILCAYIGRLCADGELYPDEENLGEIVRNISFNNALKFFGLG
- the uxuA gene encoding mannonate dehydratase gives rise to the protein MKMSFRWYGTGNDSITLSQIRQIPGVSEIVWALHEKQPGEVWEKDEIQAVKDELDKYGFGMSVVESVNVHDDIKTAGKNRDLYIENYKQTLRNLKDFGVKVVCYNFMPVFDWTRTDLFHPLPDGSTALYYEKSKIKQDPEEMAAYILKETKGYTMPGWEPERLANLKELFALYKNVDKETLWANLKYFLEELMPVCHECDIKMAIHPDDPPWDIFGLPRLLTDEAAVDRFLDMVDDPYNCLTLCSGSLGSNPDNNVADIVRKHCDRIAFAHIRNVKHFDNGDFSETSHRDCDGDVGILDIIKAYHDGGFDGYIRPDHGRHIWDEKCRPGYGLYDRALGIMYILGVWDMLDKLDGK
- a CDS encoding DUF1858 domain-containing protein, which gives rise to MAYSVTKDTVIGDILDTDFDVAPLFLEIGMHCLGCPASRGETIEEACAVHGTDPDALVEKLNAHFAAKA
- the rbr gene encoding rubrerythrin; its protein translation is MNLADSVTRENLMKAFAGESQARNRYTFAQKKFAAQDYAVSELFGFTADQESAHAQVFYDHLKDLSGQQLEICADYPVDISSDLLTVLDMSAEHERNESGTIYPEFARIAREEGFADIARDFENIAKIENAHAERFSAFAELIRQGQLYSSDEEEVWVCMNCGFILSSSSAPEECPVCGVPQGYYIRLCMTKWGMDCNSI
- the ypeB gene encoding germination protein YpeB yields the protein MHITKRGLIKMSLLSLSAITALSVKNVLLTKRADTAQRAVNNSYSAAVEELAGSCENISNSLEKQLYSASGQVQQAIAADLCRDASAARSALARLPVSQLDLENTNKFLSQVGNYSMALSKKLQDGEKLTSEEYSSISDLCRFSKALSDRLWELEGEVAAGGLSFEQAEGVMADEEPPHVTEGFTDFESSFDDYPKLIYDGPFSDNILEQTPHMTANAEEVSEDYCLRKASSALDISVSDLTDTAESEGKMPAWRFSDDKGGAFCEVTKNGGYISYFLKMRNVDSTKLDNDTAVQKAESCLQDLGILSMEKTYYEIQDNVMTVNFCYSDLGRRIYPDLVKVSVAMDNGDILGYDARGFLTNHRKREYDDKICSVLRAKKEISPRLRVLSDRMAVIPTDGGNEVLCYEYTCQAASGRRVLVYINAVTAAEERVLLLEENENGTLTI
- a CDS encoding ABC transporter permease subunit, which gives rise to MGKFFALVKNEYIKLYKKPSTRILLVIFLAACLCFAPLMKLIDHYAIGDIDSKTTDYSEHYANRMEDKKLELENSPDIPFRDYKLELIEAFDPASDWQYRACTQGMYSDSKREIQTMTMFCKTDDWRGFMTYTANSMDASTGERWACNYRLEHNIDYSSKFDEQNKIINQIANGMNGEAFDTTGRSQQEIVMVGMYQLEHEVYEDTSYKPSSLFDITPYEHFDFWDVMIKIPYVESFIGIIMIVIAGGIVSSEFSQGTIKFLLISPVKREKILMAKYFTVISLGFLMMLVMFLINIPITGLLFSFKGITAPYISVIDGEVIAQSTFVYLIKSFMLKSVQVIISTTLAFTLSSLVRSTALAVITGYILNSIDVALVSVMYSFNLDWGRYLIFANTDLLNIYKGTSVFPQHSLGFALIVIIAHMAVFLLTAWDSFTRRSV
- a CDS encoding ABC transporter ATP-binding protein, which encodes MDKNNVVLSIKGLNKTIGKKHILHDIDLECYAGEVFGFLGPNGAGKTTTIKIVVGLLLLDEGDVKICGHDITKEFEAAMYNVGGIVENPELYKFMTGKENLRQYARMRGLDFSEIDKAVELVKLSNRINDKVSKYSLGMRQRLGVAQALMHKPKLLILDEPTNGLDPQGIKELRDILRDLAHKDGVCVVVSSHLMSEMEMMCDRVGIIAKGSMIGTYTMEEIISQSQGNSTEYIIETDDAEKALEILDTDNITAQGSMLYIKLDSTNAKADIAEAIKKMAGNGMNIYSVHPKESKKLEEVFIELTGTEGDGQIG
- a CDS encoding MBOAT family O-acyltransferase, with translation MVFADLFFLYFFLPVCLICYFITRNATIRNIVLIVFSMIFYAWGEPVWVSILCVSALVDYYNGRVIEKHPEGWQAKMALAWSLIFNLGLLFGFKYTGFFVENLNNAAGLGLPVPHIKLPIGISFYTFQTISYTIDCYWGKVKPQKSFLKFLMYVSLFPQLVAGPIVRYSVIAEEIEDRKTTINDLSEGFSRIILGLGKKVLIANSLSTVVTSLFGDADNGYSAIDSLSVLGTWYGAILVGLWYYFDFSGYSDIAIGLGRIFGFHFDENFKYPFICKTISEFWQRWHISLSSFFRDYVLYIPIFGKRRKYGGLFLVWFLTGLWHGASWNFVFWGLYYGLFIMMEMMIGKKKMKKMPVPAAHIYTKTIIFLGFGIFYFESLPKLCKFFKGLVGLNGNSFCDSYTANIFMGNIFLFIIAIFFSMPVIPKLREKAFRKPGSAYIFQSAGVISNALILLASSLLLLNNTNNPFLYFRF